Part of the Arthrobacter sp. MMS18-M83 genome is shown below.
ACGTGCGCGGGTCCTCGTTCCGGGCCTGCCATGCCTCCATGCCGCGTTCCGGGTTCTCGCCCAGGCGGGTGGCGCCGACGGGCGGTTCGTCGCGCTTGTACTTGCCGGAGAGCCAACCGCCACCCAATGGCGACCATGGCAGCAGCCCGACGCCGGCATCCAGGGAAGCCGGAACGATCTCCGATTCGATCTCACGGACCAGCAGGCTGTACTGCGGCTGCAGGGTCACCGGTGCGCTCCAGCCAAGGGCCTTGGCCACGTGGACGGCCTTGGTCAATTGCCACCCCAGGAAGTTGGAGAAGCCGTAGTAGGCGATCTTGCCACTGCTGACGGAGTCGTGCAGGAAACGCAGCGTCTCCTCCAAAGGCGTAATGGGGTCCCACGCGTGCATTTGGTAGAGGTCTATCTGCTCCACGCCCAGGCGGCGCAGCGAGTCGTCCAACGCCCGCGTGAGGTGGCGTCGGGAGGTGCCGACGTCGTTCGGCGCCGTCCCCATGGGGAAGCGGCCCTTGGTGGCCAGCACCACTTGGTCCCGCGCATCGGGCCGTTCGGCGAGCCAGCGGCCGATGATTTCCTCCGATACCCCGGCGCTGTAAACGTCGGCGGTGTCGATGAAGTTGCCGCCGGCTGCGACGTAGCTGTCCAGGATGTCGCGGGACGTTTCCTCGGTGGCCTCGGCCCCGAAGGTCATGGTTCCCAGCGCGTAGTTCGAAACCACGGCGCCGCTGTTGCCCAAAGTGCGATACTGCATGATGTTCCTCAGTCCTCGGTGGGGGTAGTGCGGTTGGGATGGTAGGTCCGCCAGGTATGCTCGGGCGCGAACCCCAGTAACCGCCTTGCCTTGTCGATGGAGAGCATGGTCTCGTGCTCCCCCAGTTCCTTGATCACCTTCACATTCGGGAACACCTCTGCGGCCAAGCTGGCGCTGGATCGGCTCATGACCGTATCCGCGTTGGCGATGATGAACGCTTCGAACCCCGGCTTGCCGTTCTCGAGTGCCCGGGCCACAGCCTGCGCGCCGTCCCGGCCATCGATGTAACCCCACAGGTTCCACTTGCGCAGCATGGCGTCCGAGCCGAAGGAGGGAAACCGTTCGTAGTCTTCCACGTCCATGACGTTGGAAAACCGCAGCGCCACAATGCTTAGCTCAGGGTCCCAACGCGTGAGTTCGATAGCCATCTGTTCCTCAAGATGCTTCACCAACGAATACGTGCTCTCCGGCCGGGCCGGATATTCCTCATCCACCGGAATATAGGGAGGGTCGACGTCGAACGGCAGGCCCAGCACCGTCTCACTCGAGGCGTAGACAACCTTCTTGATGCCGGCCCGGCGGGCCGCTTGGAACACGTTGTAGGTGGAGAGCATGTTGTTCTCAAACGTGGCGGCATCCGGGACGATGCCGGGTGCGGGAATGGCACCCAGATGCACCACGGCGTCGAAGCCACTGTGCCGGTCATCCAGCCCCAAGAACACATCCAACACCTGACCGTAGTCGCGCAAGTCCACGATCGCCAGGCCGGGGTTTCTCGCACCTGCACGGTCCAGGTTCAACACCTGGTGCCCGTCCTCCGTGAGCCGGCGCACCACGTGTCGGCCCAGCTTTCCGCTTCCTCCGGTCACTGCAATTCTCATCGTTACTCCCTCGGTATAGCTCGATGGTCCCGACCGGACGCCTGGTCAAGCCTCGTTGGGCAATACCATTGGCGTGCTTGATCCGTGCCGGCGGTGTCGAATCCACAGTAGGGTCTGACCCAGCCCTCGCGCGTGGCCCTCTCAGTCCTAGGACGGCCAGACCCCTTCCCCATGTGAACTGCATGCCCCGCCCCGGGAAGCACGCCCGGGCTGGCAACCCCGACCTCGAAGTGGCGGCCGTCCAGGCGTACCCTGCATTCATGGACAACACCTTCGAGATTGAACTGGTGAATGACAACGAGTACGCAGTGCGTTCGAAGGCAGAAGGGCAGACAGTGGAGTCACTTTTCCGAACCGATCCCGATTATCTTGAACGCATAGGGCTGTCCAAGGCCGACGGGAAGCGGGTCGTGGAGGAGACTGTTCGCTTCCTCGCCGAGCATCAACCCGTGATCGATTTCCCGCCGATGATCGATCTTGAAGACATCGCCGCTGCATACGAGGATTACCCGCAGCAACTCCGGAGTCGCCTCGAAATGGATTAACCCATTACGAGGTTGGCTGGTCGGGAGACGCTAGAGGGTCTTCCTCCCGAAGCTGCTCGCCGCGGTAAGGATCTAGACCCTGCACCCGCGATTGCCCTATCGTTGGGGAACCGAGGACAGTCGGCCCGGCGCTCCGCATCGGAGGTACATGATGGGCATCATCTCGTCTAAATTCCACGGCAGACGGCAGAGCGGCAACCCAGCATTGCCGCCTGGCCAATACCAGACCGAGAGCTTTCCAGTCCTTACGGCCGGCCCTGCGCCCCGAATCCCCACCGCTGACTGGGAATTCTTCATCACCACCGAGGCAGGTCAGCGCCATGCGTGGTCTTGGGATGCATTCATGGCCTTGCCCCAGACAGACATCCATACGGACATTCATTGCGTGACCAGTTGGTCCAGGCTGGGCACCTCGTGGCGAGGAGTGTCCCTGGATACTTTATTTGAGAACGTGGAAACCAGCTGCGAGTTCACGACGGCCCACTCCTACGGCGGATACACGACCAACGTCCCGCTCCCGGATCTCCTTGGTGGCCGAGCATGGGTAGCCTGGGAATTCGACGGTGCGCCACTTGAACGCGCGCACGGCGGACCTGCCCGCCTCATCGTGCCCCATCTCTACTTTTGGAAGAGCGCAAAATGGATCAACGGCATCGAGCTGACGCGGGGTGATGATCCTGGTTTCTGGGAATCCAACGGCTACCACATCCACGGCGACCCGTGGCGGGAGGAGCGTTACTCATGAGGATCGCCAGGTGAGTACGTTGTGGCGCGTGGCCGACGTCGTCAGCAGCATGCCCGAAACGGAGACCGCCAGAACCATAGGGCTGCGCGTGAACGGCCTGAACGGCAACCTCGCCGGACAGCACATCGACATCCGCCTCACTGCAGACGACGGCTACACGGCCGTGCGCTCATACTCCGTGGCCAGGGCAGGCATGGACGAAACCCTGGAGATCACCGTTGACGAGTTGGCCAACGGAGAAGTCTCCCCCTATCTGGTCAGAGACCTGGTGGTTGGGGACCAGTTGGAAATCCGGGGGCCGGTGGGTGGCTGGTTCGTCTGGAAACCGACTGACACAAACTCTATTCAGCTGATTGCTGGAGGATCCGGCATCGTGCCACTCATGTCCATGATCCGCGCACACCATGCATCAGAAAATCCGGCGCAGTTCCGGCTGCTCTATTCGCTCAAATCGCCCGAAGCGGGCTTCTACCGGGAGGAGCTCGGTACCCTCGGCCAAGAATCCTCCAAGCTCACCGTCGACTACATCTTCACGCGCAAGACGCCACCGGGTTGGCCGACTGCTGCGCAACGGCTCACGGCAGAAACCTTGCTGGCCAACATCTTGCCACCCGACCCCACCCCGGACATCTTCATCTGCGGCCAGACCGTATTTGTGGAAACGGTTGCGGAATGGCTCGTACAGGCGGGATATCCGACCGCTTCCATCAAGACCGAACGCTTCGGCGGAACGGGAGGAACCCGGTGAGTGCCAACAACGGCTCCGATTCTCCAGGCGCCAAGGAACCGAGCTTCGACGATCTGGACATCGCTGGAATCGAAGGCAATTCAATACCCCATCTGGATGGAAACGCGGTGGCGGGACAGCTGTGGGAGCTGTTTCGCTTCGATATCGTCGCCGCGATCGGACGGTGCAGGCACTGCGGTGCTGTCCGCGTTTTCGGGGAGACGATGGTGTACGTTGACGCGCCCGGGATCGTTGTCCGCTGCGCTTCCTGCGAGGGCGTGCTGCTGCGCCTCGTAGAGACCCCCACTCAGTACTGGCTCGACGTGAGCGGACTCAGCCATCTGCAGATCGACCGCGAGGGCTAGGTACTCTTCAGGAACCTGGATGTCTCATGCGCGCTGTGGGTGGCCGCTGTCTTCTTGATTGAGTGTCTGGCTCCCCCTGTAGTTGGCAAAGCGAGGTTCGACGGCCCAGGCCGCCTGGTGTAGAACACGGGCCAGCAACGCCCGAAGGCGGACCAGCCGCCTGTGGGTACGTCCGGCGGGCCGTGGAGCGATAACCGGGGCATTCGGCAATGCGCTGAGTGCTTCGTGGTTGATGGACTTGATGACTGCGCAAGCCATCATGAGCGAAAAATCCATGGTTCTCTTCTGTCGTTTGGTTTTAGTCCGCGCCGAAACGGGCCCCAGGCATCCTTCGGGCAGCGGTGAGCGGGGATTCGGAGCGACTCATCCTAGAGCCGGTTCCGTCGAGTCCTTGCAAACGACGTTATGCGGCGAGGGGCATAATGTCAGCAGCTGTGACGCTCCCTGGTTTTCCTAGGACTGAGCGACCTACCTTGCCTAATGGAAAGCCCGAATCCGGCGGTGCAGAATTGAAGGCATGGGTCAGAGTGCAGAGTTCGGAAAATTCCTGAAGGCGATGCGGTCACGGTTGACCCCGGAGCAAGCCGGGATCAGCGCCGGTCCCGGTGCGCGCCGGGTCCCGGGGCTGCGCCGTGAAGAGATCGCCCGGCTGGCTGATGTGAGCACGGACTACTACACAAGGTTGGAGCAGGGCCGCAACATCCACCCCTCCCGATCGGTGCTTGACTCTGTGGCGCGTGCACTGAACCTTGATCCGGGCGAGCATGCGCACATGATGGACCTTTTGCAGAATTGTGCGATGTCCCAGCGTCCGCCCGTTTCCGGGCAGCGAGTGCGGCCCGGCCTGCACCAGCTTCTCGACGCGGTGGGCAACGTGCCTGCCCTTATCCTCGGTCGACGCACTGATGTTCTTGCCGGAAACCGTCTTGCCATCCTCCTGCTTGCCGATTTCCCCACAATGCCCGCAACGGAACGGAACCTGACCCGGTGGATCCTCCTCGATCCGTTCGCACAATCGCTTTTCCGGGATTGGAAGACCGTAGCAGCTGATGCGGTGGGATCCCTTCGCGTGGACATCGGGCGTCACCCCAACGACGTGCAGGCAAGTCAACTCGTCGGCGAACTCGCGGTATCCAGCGAGCACTTCCGCAAGTGGTGGGCAGGGCACCGGGTGGCAAAAGCATCGGCGGGGATTGTGCGGCTCCACCATCCCGTAGTCGGGGACTTGGAACTCAATGTTGAAGACCTGGTACTGCCCGACGATCCGGATCAGATGCTAAGGGTGTATTCCGCCCCGCCAGGGTCGTCGTCGGCGGATTCACTCGCGCTGCTTGGCAGCTTCGGCGCCGGAACCGGCACCCCTGAGGCTGCACAAGCATCCGAAGAAAGGGACGGGTCCGACGCCACAGGGACCCCTGGTTCCCGAACCTCCCCCTGAACAGACGCAAGAACATAACCGTTTCAGATATCTATCCAAGGGAAACTACATTGATGAACTACGCCCCCACGCAGGACCGTTATGATTCCATGCCATACCGAAGGGTCGGGCGAAGCGGTCTGAAACTTCCGGCGGTCTCACTGGGCCTCTGGCACAACTTCGGCGACGACAAGCCTTTTGAGGCACAACGGGCCATCCTTCGCCGCGCTTTCGACCTCGGCGTCACGCATTTCGACCTAGCCAACAACTACGGTCCGCCCGGCGGCAGTGCCGAAACCAATTTTGGCCGGCACCTGAGGGAGGACTTCAAGCCGTACCGCGACGAGCTGGTCATCTCCACCAAAGCCGGATACCGCATGTGGCCCGGCCCGTATGGGGAATGGGGCTCCAGGAAATACCTGCTCTCGAGCCTGGACCAGTCTCTTGAACGCATGGGCCTGGACTATGTGGACATCTTCTACAGCCACCGCCCGGACCCGAATACGCCGCTCGAGGAAACCATGGGAGCGCTCGACACCGCGGTCCGCTCGGGCAGGGCGCTATACGCCGGCATTTCCTCCTATTCCCCGGACAAGACGCTCGAGGCGGCTGCCATCCTCCAGGACCTTGGCACACCATTGCTTATCCACCAGCCCTCGTACTCGATGCTCAACCGCTGGACCGAACAGGGCGAGCCCAACTTGTTCCAAGCCCTTGAGCGGGTGGGCGCAGGCGCCATCGCGTTCTCGCCCCTTGCGCAAGGTTTGCTGACCACCCGGTACCTGAACGGCGTCCCGGAGGACTCCCGCGCCGCCGCAGGCAAGTCGCTGGTGGACACCCAACTCTCCCAAGAGAACCTGACCCGGATCCGCGGGCTCAATGAGATCGCGGCACAGCGCGGGCAGTCCCTCGCCCAGATGGCCATAGCCTGGGTGCTGCGCCCACAGAAGAAGGGCATCCCGGTCACATCTGCCCTGGTCGGTGCCAGCAGCGTCCGGCAACTGGAAGACAATTTGGCGGCAGTTTCGGGCCCGAGCTTCACCGACGATGAGCTCGAGAAGATTGACGAATTCGCCGTCGAGTCCGATATCAACCTTTGGGCGGGGGCCCTGCAGGCCTAAACTGTGGCGGGTTGCAGAACCGCTCGCACCTGGGGCGCTCCGTAGGTAGGCGGGCCCCCGTTCTGGACTTGTAAGGATTCCACCCGCGACGGCCAGGGCAAGCATTGGCATGATGGGGGCATGTCATTGACCTTGGAACGCCACGCCCGGATCGGAATCATTGGCGGCACGGGCCTCTACAAGCTGCCCGGAGCGGTCGTGCTCGACACGCTCGATCTCGCGACGCCGTTCGGGCCGCCTTCAAGCCCCGTCACCGTCGCCCGGCTGGCAGCGCCGGATGGACCTGGCGGCGCGGACGGCCCAGTGGTCGCGTTTTTGAGCCGGCACGGGCGCGTGCACAGCATTGCCCCCCAGCAGATCAACTACCGGGCCAACCTCTGGGCGTTCAAGAGCCTAGGCGTGGAGGCTGTCATCTCCTCCGCGGCTGTGGGCGGACTGGCTTCCAGCCACGGAACCGGCATGTTTGCCGTGCCGGACCAGGTTCTGGACAGGACCTGGGGCCGCTCGGACACCTTCTACGATGGCTCGCTGCCCACCGGAGTGCAGCATCTGCCCGCCGCCGAGCCCTACAGCGCTCCGCTGCGCGCGGCACTCATCTCCGCCCTGGAGCGACAGGGGGAAGACTTCGCTGAGGCGGCCACTGTAGCCACCATCAACGGTCCGCGCTTCTCCACCAAGGCCGAGTCCGCGGTCTTGGTCCAGGCAGGTGCGCACCTCATTAGCATGACCCAATACCCGGAGCCCGTGCTCGCGGCAGAGTTGAACATGCACTTCGCCGCGCTGGCATTCATTACGGATGCCGACACCGGGCACGACGGCTCCGAACCCGTGACGGCAGAGCTGGTGCTGGGCCGGCTGGCGGCGGCGCAGCCCCGGATCCTGTCCGTGTTGTCCGACGCGGTGCGGATCGTTTGGGCGGGGCTGGCCAACGCTGAGCCGGCGGACGACGGCGGAAACTGGCGGATGGCGCTCATGCCGGACGCGGCGGTCGCTGCCGTGATGGGCGACGCCGGCCCTCTCCGCCCCGGCGCGGAAGGGACAGGGCCGTGAGAATTCTGGTCACAGGAGGAGCCGGTTTCATAGGTAGCCATGTTGTCGATGCCGCGGTGGCCCGCGGCTGGGAGGTCCGAATCCTTGACTCACTGGATCCGGCGGTGCACCCGGATCCACCACAAGGACTTCCCGGCGTTCCCCTGCTGGTGGGCGACGTCGGAGACCCGGCCGCGGTGGCAGCGGCGCTCGCGGGGGTCGACGTCGTCGTCCATCAGAGCGCCAAAGTCGGCCTCGGCGTGGACTTCTCCGACGCCCCGGACTACATCCGCAACAATGACCTGGCCACGGCCGTGCTCCTGGCAGGCATGGCCGCGGCCGGCATCGACAAGCTGGTACTGGCTTCCTCCATGGTGGTCTACGGAGAAGGCGCCTACACGGACTCAGCCGGCAAGCCCGTGCGCCCGCGGCCGCGCCTGGTGGAAGACCTCGTACACGGAATCTTTGATCCCCGGGACCCTGCGACCGGGGAGCTCCTACTGCCGACACTGGTCACCGAAGACGCGGCCCTCGATCCGCGGAACGTCTATGCCGCCTCCAAATTGGCCCAGGAAAACCTGGCGTCCGCCTGGGCGCGCTCAACCGGAGGCACTGCGATCGCTCTTCGGTACCACAACGTCTACGGCCCTCGGATGCCCAAAAACACCCCCTACGCGGGCGTGGCCAGCCTGTTCCGTTCTGCACTGGCCCGCGGAGAGGCGGTGAAGGTGTTCGAGGACGGCGGCCAGCGCCGCAGCTTTGTCCACGTCGCGGACGTGGCGGAAGCAAATCTGTGCTCGATTGATGCATTGGCGAGCGGCAGGGCCGTGGCGCCAGGCAGCTTCAGGGCGTACAACATCGGTGCAGCGGAGGTCCACACCGTTGGACAGGTCGCGGCGGTCCTGAGCTCTGTTGGTGGAGGGCCGGACCCTGTGGTCACGGGCGAATTCCGGCTAGGCGACGTCCGGCATATCACCGCCAGCTCGGCTCGCGCGCGAGCCGAGCTGGGCTGGATCCCCGAGCACGGTTTTGAGGACGGCATGCACGAGTTCGCCACGGCCCCGCTGCGCGGAGAACCTAGCTAGACAGCCAGCTCCGGCTCAGCGTCAGTTGAGGTTCGGACGCGACGCCGTCGGCCTGTTCGGTGGCTGCCCGAGGGCAAACGTCCCGGTTCCGTAAGGATTTCCGCCTGTCGCGCCGGGCCTGGGGCTTCTACGGTCAAAGGGTGGAGAAACAGCAGAGTGGTTCGCGCGGTTCGCAGGATGGAATCGGTTTGGAAAGCAGCCAGGGCGGACCAGGCGAGGACTTCGGGGAGCTACCCGTGTTGGTGGATGTGGTGTTGCCCTGCCTCAACGAGCGCTCGGCCCTTCCCCAGGTGCTGATGGCCCTGCCGCTTGGATACCGGGCGATCGTCGTGGACAACGGATCCACCGACGGCTCCGGTGCGCTGGCCGCCAGTCTGGGCGCGACCGTCGTCGACGAACCGAGGCGCGGCTTCGGCGCCGCAGCGCATGCCGGGCTGTTGGCTTCCACTGCGGAGTTTGTAGCCTTTTGCGATTGCGATGGTTCCTTGGACCCGGCCCAACTGGCCCCGATGCTGGAGCTCGTCCGCGCAGGGCAAGCCGATCTGGTGCTGGGTGCCCGGCATCCGGCCCCCGGTGCCTGGCCGATCCACGCCCGCCTGGCCAACATGGCCCTGAGCCGGCGGTTGCGCCGGCTGACGGGGATCCCTGTCACGGATCTGGGTCCCCTTCGACTGGCTCGGCGCAGCGCGTTGCTAAGACTGGACCTCACAGACCGGCGCAGCGGCTATCCGCTGGAAATGTTCCTCAAAGCCCACCGCGACGGCTGGCGTGTAGCCGAGGTCCCGGTCGCCTATGCGCCACGGCTGGGGAAGTCCAAGGTGACGGGGACGCTGCGCGGAACCCTTACGGCCCTCAAAGACATGGGGACGCAGTTGGCGGCAGCTTCGCGGCAGGCGTCGGGGACGAAGGACGGCGGGCCGGCGGATGGACCTTCGGCCGATGCCCAAGGAGCGACGCCGTGAATCTCACCATCGCCGTGATTGCCAAAGAATGTATCCCGGGCATGGTCAAGACGCGCCTCACTCCCCCGCTCACCCAAGAGCAGGCCGCAGCCCTGGCCCAGACCAGCCTCAGCCAGACGCTGGACACGGTACGATCCCTCCCCGCGGCCAGGCGTTTGCTGGTGTTCGAGGGGACGCCTGGCAACAGGGACGCTGCTGGTTTTGAGGTGCTTGCCCAGAGTGCCGGCGGGCTGGACGAGCGGCTGGCAGCCATCTGTTCGCTCGCGACCGGCCCGCTGCTGATTCTGGGTATGGACACCCCCCAGCTGTGCCGGGACCAGCTGGTCCCGCTGCTGGCGGACTGGTCAACGCCCGCCCCGGCACCACGCCGCGACGCGTGGCTCGGCCCGGCGTCGGACGGCGGCTTCTGGGCCTTGGGCCTGCACCGGCCCGACGGCGGCCTGATCCGCGGCGTGGAAATGTCCACTCCGCAGACCGGGGCGCATCAATTCGCCCGGCTGGCCGACGCCGGCCTGGACGTGGGGCTGCTCCCCGTCTTGAGGGACGTCGACCACTTCGCCGATGCCCTGGTTGCCGCGCGAAAATGCAGCGGCACCCCGTTTGCCCGCGCGGTGGACCGCCTTGCCAGAGGACTGCCAGCGCCAGAGGGGCCGGTTGGGGTGCCCTCTGAAGTGGCGCCCAACCGATCGGCGGCCCTGCGATGAGCATCCAGACAGCCCCCATCGGGGGTGCCAAGGCCGCAGTCCCTTTTGCCGGCACCCGTCCGGTTGCCCAATTTGGCCAAGGTGGACACGAACCGTACGCACGCTGCCTGCCCCTCGGCCTGGGGCGCCTGACGTTGCGTCCGGAATCTGCCATGCCGGGGTCCAGCGGGCATGTCACCTTCAGCATGCTCCGCTGGTCCGCCCCGGCCACTGCGGACGAACGCGATCTGTTGCGCACCCTTCGGGGGCCGATTCTCGATGTGGGCTGCGGCCCCGGCCGGATGCTTGAGGCCGCCCGGGAGCTGGGACTGGCGTCGATGGGCGTCGATTTGAGTGCCGCCGCGGTACGGCTGGCCACCGACCGCGGCGGCGCTGCCATCCTTGGCTCCATCTTCGACCCGGTCCCGCACGAGCGCGGCTGGGGTTCGGCTCTTTTGCTGGACGGGAACATCGGCATCGGCGGAAATATCCGGGTGCTGCTGGAGCGCGTTGCCTCACTGTTGTCGCCGGGCGGGCAGGTGCTGGCAGAGGCGGAAACCCCGGACGACCTTGATGTGGCCTATCTGGCCGTGCTGGAGGATTCAGATGGGCATGCCAGTGCCGCCTTTCCCTGGGCCCGTGCCGGCGCAAGTGCGCTGGCCCTCCACGCGGCCCGGGCCGGGCTCGATTGCGTTGCCAAGCGGACCTTTCAGGGCCGCGTCTTTCTGACCTTGGAATTGCGACCATGAAATCCGACAGCGGCCACCGCCGCAGCCACCACCGGGACAAGCCAGAAGACACCCAGGGCCTGCGCACAATGCCTGGTTGGACGGGGCACCGCCCGTCGCCCGGAGGCCATGCGACCGGCCCGGTCGGGAACGGCTCGGCGAGGAAAAGGCCACCGCACCCTGGTGCCGCGGCTGAGGCGGTGGCGCTGTCTCTGATAGCACTGCTGGCCGGCGTCGTCTGGTGGACGGTCACTACGGATCCATCAGCAGAGTGGGTGTCCCCTGTTGGCACCCTGGCCGCCTGGGCCCTCTTCGTTCCGGCAGCACTGGTTGCACGCCGGATCCCGGGACGGCACGCTGCCGCCGTCGTGCTCCTGGGCTCCCTGCTGGTGGGAGCCGCGGCTATCGCCGCACCGCCCGCCACCAGCAACGATTCCGCCCGCTATGCGTGGGACGGCATCATCCAGAAAGCCGGAATCTCGCCGTACGCCCACGTTCCGGCGGACGACGCGCTGCGGCCACTGCGTCCGGCATGGCTGTTCCAGGATGCCGGGCCGGACGGAACCTGCCATACCAATCCCTTCCCCACGGGCACCGAGACCTCCACCAACATTCCCAGCGGCGGCACCCTGTGCACGGCCATCAACCGGCCAACCGTGCCCACCGTCTATCCGGCCGTGGCGGAGCTGTATTTCCTGGCCGTGCGGCTCATCCCCCGTTCCGAGGTCGGGTTCATTGCCTTCCAACTGACGGGGCTGCTCCTCAGCCTCTCCATAACGGTGGCGCTGCTGGCGTTCCTGCGCCGCACCGGAAGACCCGCACACCAGGCGGTCTGGTGGGCGTGGTCTCCGCTGGTCGCCTTTGAAGCCATCAACGGCGCCCACGTGGACACGCTCGGCGCGGCCCTAGCCCTGGCGGCAGCGCTGCTGTTGGTGGGTGGGCGCGCACTCGGGTCCGGAATAGCCTTTGGCGCGGCCGTGGCCACCAAGCTCATTCCCGCCATCAGCGCCCCGGCCCTGCTGTACCGCCGGCCGGTCCGCTTCGTGGCTGCGGCCGTGGCCACGTTTACCGTGGCGTACGTGCCGTATGTCCTCGCCAGCGGTTGGGCAGTACTCGGCTACCTGCCCGAATACCTTCGCTCGGAGGGGTACGACGGGCAGGACAGCCCGCGTTTCACGCTGCTGAAACTAGTGCTCCCGGCTAGCTGGGCAGGGCCGGCAGCCCTGGTGCTACTGCTGGGTCTGGCCTACTACGTGTGGCGGACCACCAACGCCACCCGGCCCTGGGACGGGCAGGTCTTGATGGTCGGAGGAACGCTTCTGATCGTTTCGCCCAGCTACCCCTGGTACGCACTGCTGCTCCT
Proteins encoded:
- a CDS encoding MTAP family purine nucleoside phosphorylase; this translates as MSLTLERHARIGIIGGTGLYKLPGAVVLDTLDLATPFGPPSSPVTVARLAAPDGPGGADGPVVAFLSRHGRVHSIAPQQINYRANLWAFKSLGVEAVISSAAVGGLASSHGTGMFAVPDQVLDRTWGRSDTFYDGSLPTGVQHLPAAEPYSAPLRAALISALERQGEDFAEAATVATINGPRFSTKAESAVLVQAGAHLISMTQYPEPVLAAELNMHFAALAFITDADTGHDGSEPVTAELVLGRLAAAQPRILSVLSDAVRIVWAGLANAEPADDGGNWRMALMPDAAVAAVMGDAGPLRPGAEGTGP
- a CDS encoding FAD-binding oxidoreductase, translated to MSTLWRVADVVSSMPETETARTIGLRVNGLNGNLAGQHIDIRLTADDGYTAVRSYSVARAGMDETLEITVDELANGEVSPYLVRDLVVGDQLEIRGPVGGWFVWKPTDTNSIQLIAGGSGIVPLMSMIRAHHASENPAQFRLLYSLKSPEAGFYREELGTLGQESSKLTVDYIFTRKTPPGWPTAAQRLTAETLLANILPPDPTPDIFICGQTVFVETVAEWLVQAGYPTASIKTERFGGTGGTR
- a CDS encoding glycosyltransferase family 2 protein, whose protein sequence is MESSQGGPGEDFGELPVLVDVVLPCLNERSALPQVLMALPLGYRAIVVDNGSTDGSGALAASLGATVVDEPRRGFGAAAHAGLLASTAEFVAFCDCDGSLDPAQLAPMLELVRAGQADLVLGARHPAPGAWPIHARLANMALSRRLRRLTGIPVTDLGPLRLARRSALLRLDLTDRRSGYPLEMFLKAHRDGWRVAEVPVAYAPRLGKSKVTGTLRGTLTALKDMGTQLAAASRQASGTKDGGPADGPSADAQGATP
- a CDS encoding aldo/keto reductase, with translation MQYRTLGNSGAVVSNYALGTMTFGAEATEETSRDILDSYVAAGGNFIDTADVYSAGVSEEIIGRWLAERPDARDQVVLATKGRFPMGTAPNDVGTSRRHLTRALDDSLRRLGVEQIDLYQMHAWDPITPLEETLRFLHDSVSSGKIAYYGFSNFLGWQLTKAVHVAKALGWSAPVTLQPQYSLLVREIESEIVPASLDAGVGLLPWSPLGGGWLSGKYKRDEPPVGATRLGENPERGMEAWQARNEDPRTWDIIGTVEKVAADHGVSASQVALAWLVDRPAVTSVILGARTTEQLADNLAAADLELSPEETGRLTQASQPRVGVYPYGPMAQNQRSRKIEGGR
- a CDS encoding molybdopterin-dependent oxidoreductase, coding for MGIISSKFHGRRQSGNPALPPGQYQTESFPVLTAGPAPRIPTADWEFFITTEAGQRHAWSWDAFMALPQTDIHTDIHCVTSWSRLGTSWRGVSLDTLFENVETSCEFTTAHSYGGYTTNVPLPDLLGGRAWVAWEFDGAPLERAHGGPARLIVPHLYFWKSAKWINGIELTRGDDPGFWESNGYHIHGDPWREERYS
- a CDS encoding DUF6510 family protein, whose amino-acid sequence is MSANNGSDSPGAKEPSFDDLDIAGIEGNSIPHLDGNAVAGQLWELFRFDIVAAIGRCRHCGAVRVFGETMVYVDAPGIVVRCASCEGVLLRLVETPTQYWLDVSGLSHLQIDREG
- a CDS encoding NAD-dependent epimerase/dehydratase family protein codes for the protein MRIAVTGGSGKLGRHVVRRLTEDGHQVLNLDRAGARNPGLAIVDLRDYGQVLDVFLGLDDRHSGFDAVVHLGAIPAPGIVPDAATFENNMLSTYNVFQAARRAGIKKVVYASSETVLGLPFDVDPPYIPVDEEYPARPESTYSLVKHLEEQMAIELTRWDPELSIVALRFSNVMDVEDYERFPSFGSDAMLRKWNLWGYIDGRDGAQAVARALENGKPGFEAFIIANADTVMSRSSASLAAEVFPNVKVIKELGEHETMLSIDKARRLLGFAPEHTWRTYHPNRTTPTED
- the mgrA gene encoding L-glyceraldehyde 3-phosphate reductase, with product MNYAPTQDRYDSMPYRRVGRSGLKLPAVSLGLWHNFGDDKPFEAQRAILRRAFDLGVTHFDLANNYGPPGGSAETNFGRHLREDFKPYRDELVISTKAGYRMWPGPYGEWGSRKYLLSSLDQSLERMGLDYVDIFYSHRPDPNTPLEETMGALDTAVRSGRALYAGISSYSPDKTLEAAAILQDLGTPLLIHQPSYSMLNRWTEQGEPNLFQALERVGAGAIAFSPLAQGLLTTRYLNGVPEDSRAAAGKSLVDTQLSQENLTRIRGLNEIAAQRGQSLAQMAIAWVLRPQKKGIPVTSALVGASSVRQLEDNLAAVSGPSFTDDELEKIDEFAVESDINLWAGALQA
- a CDS encoding helix-turn-helix transcriptional regulator, whose product is MGQSAEFGKFLKAMRSRLTPEQAGISAGPGARRVPGLRREEIARLADVSTDYYTRLEQGRNIHPSRSVLDSVARALNLDPGEHAHMMDLLQNCAMSQRPPVSGQRVRPGLHQLLDAVGNVPALILGRRTDVLAGNRLAILLLADFPTMPATERNLTRWILLDPFAQSLFRDWKTVAADAVGSLRVDIGRHPNDVQASQLVGELAVSSEHFRKWWAGHRVAKASAGIVRLHHPVVGDLELNVEDLVLPDDPDQMLRVYSAPPGSSSADSLALLGSFGAGTGTPEAAQASEERDGSDATGTPGSRTSP
- a CDS encoding NAD-dependent epimerase/dehydratase family protein yields the protein MRILVTGGAGFIGSHVVDAAVARGWEVRILDSLDPAVHPDPPQGLPGVPLLVGDVGDPAAVAAALAGVDVVVHQSAKVGLGVDFSDAPDYIRNNDLATAVLLAGMAAAGIDKLVLASSMVVYGEGAYTDSAGKPVRPRPRLVEDLVHGIFDPRDPATGELLLPTLVTEDAALDPRNVYAASKLAQENLASAWARSTGGTAIALRYHNVYGPRMPKNTPYAGVASLFRSALARGEAVKVFEDGGQRRSFVHVADVAEANLCSIDALASGRAVAPGSFRAYNIGAAEVHTVGQVAAVLSSVGGGPDPVVTGEFRLGDVRHITASSARARAELGWIPEHGFEDGMHEFATAPLRGEPS